A single genomic interval of Chromatiales bacterium 21-64-14 harbors:
- a CDS encoding NUDIX hydrolase → MTWKPHVTVATLAERDGRFLVVEEEIRGRLVFNQPAGHLDPGESLVQAAIRETLEETAWHFQPRWLTGIYRWVEPSRSVTFLRFCFAGTCDRQEPGRTLDAGIHRALWLTRAELEAHGPRHRSPLVLRCLEDYQAGHRYPLELLQDLGDGAEIR, encoded by the coding sequence ATGACCTGGAAACCCCATGTGACGGTTGCCACCCTGGCGGAGCGGGACGGGCGGTTTCTGGTAGTAGAGGAGGAAATACGAGGCCGCCTCGTGTTCAACCAGCCCGCTGGACACCTGGACCCGGGAGAGTCCCTGGTCCAGGCCGCCATCCGGGAAACCCTGGAGGAGACTGCTTGGCACTTCCAGCCGCGCTGGCTCACCGGGATCTACCGCTGGGTGGAACCCAGCCGCAGCGTGACTTTCCTGCGCTTCTGTTTCGCCGGAACCTGCGACCGGCAGGAGCCGGGACGGACCCTCGATGCCGGGATCCACCGCGCCCTCTGGTTGACCCGCGCGGAGCTGGAGGCCCACGGCCCACGGCACCGCAGTCCTCTGGTGCTGCGCTGTCTCGAGGACTACCAAGCGGGCCACCGCTATCCCCTGGAGCTGCTTCAGGACCTGGGGGATGGCGCGGAAATCCGCTAA